The proteins below are encoded in one region of Methanofollis sp.:
- a CDS encoding 30S ribosomal protein S5, with amino-acid sequence MAYEEAPWVPLTGLGQAVAAGEIASIDEVLESGKPIREHQIVDTFLPDLEDEVIDISMVQRMTDSGRRVKFRAVVIVGNHNGYIGFGQAKDAQVGNAIRKAIDNAKTNIIKVRRGCGSWECGCNTAHSIPMQVHGKAGSVRVTLMPAPQGIGLVTGEVGKKVLGLAGVKDVWASTSGNTRTTINYAKATFHALKATTMIRSGGSE; translated from the coding sequence ATGGCGTACGAAGAGGCACCCTGGGTTCCGTTGACCGGCCTCGGCCAGGCGGTCGCCGCCGGCGAGATCGCAAGCATCGATGAGGTGCTTGAGAGTGGCAAGCCCATCCGCGAGCACCAGATCGTGGATACGTTCCTGCCTGATCTTGAGGACGAGGTCATCGACATTTCCATGGTTCAGAGGATGACCGACTCAGGGCGGCGTGTCAAGTTCAGGGCCGTGGTCATCGTCGGGAACCACAATGGATACATCGGCTTCGGGCAGGCAAAGGACGCCCAGGTCGGCAATGCGATCCGGAAGGCAATTGATAACGCAAAGACCAATATCATCAAGGTCCGCCGCGGGTGCGGGAGCTGGGAGTGCGGCTGCAACACCGCCCACTCCATCCCGATGCAGGTTCATGGTAAGGCGGGCAGTGTCCGCGTTACTCTGATGCCGGCACCGCAGGGTATCGGCCTTGTGACCGGTGAAGTCGGCAAGAAGGTCCTTGGCCTTGCAGGCGTGAAGGATGTCTGGGCGTCCACGAGTGGCAACACCCGGACGACCATCAACTATGCAAAGGCGACCTTCCACGCGCTGAAAGCCACCACCATGATCAGGTCCGGAGGTTCGGAGTAA
- a CDS encoding 50S ribosomal protein L19e gives MSDLSTQKRIAAAVLKCGVNRVWFDPARLTDIEGAISREEIRKLAEEGVVKAATVKGNSRGRVRARTANRSYGHQKGYGNRKGTAGARTPSKRQWIQRIRAIRSSLREMREDGTVDRHTYRRLYRRAAGGQFRSRAHLKTHVEMMKGRIE, from the coding sequence ATGAGTGACCTTTCGACGCAGAAGCGGATCGCCGCCGCTGTCCTGAAGTGCGGTGTCAACCGTGTCTGGTTCGACCCGGCCCGCCTCACCGACATCGAGGGTGCGATCTCCCGCGAGGAGATCAGAAAACTCGCTGAAGAAGGCGTTGTCAAGGCGGCAACCGTCAAGGGCAACAGCCGCGGTCGGGTCCGTGCACGGACGGCAAACCGTTCGTACGGCCACCAGAAGGGCTACGGCAACAGGAAGGGCACGGCAGGCGCACGCACACCCTCCAAGAGACAGTGGATCCAGAGAATTCGGGCGATCAGGTCGTCGCTCCGCGAGATGCGGGAAGACGGCACTGTTGACCGCCACACCTACCGGAGACTGTACCGGCGGGCAGCAGGCGGCCAGTTCAGGAGCCGGGCGCACCTGAAGACCCATGTTGAAATGATGAAAGGGAGGATAGAATAA
- a CDS encoding 50S ribosomal protein L18 — MATGARYFVPFRRRKEGRTDYYARLKLLLSDTPRMVVRKTNRQVIIQLVVPEVEGDRTLVSAYSKELVELGYQGSTSSTPAAYLTGMLFARKALAAGYDEAVLDIGLARAQKGARVFAALKGAVEAGLEVPHGETILPDDERTSGAVIAAYAPEKSGNLVENVEEVAKAIMKELE, encoded by the coding sequence ATGGCGACCGGAGCACGATACTTTGTTCCGTTCCGAAGGAGAAAGGAGGGCCGGACCGACTACTACGCGCGGCTGAAGCTCCTCCTCTCCGACACCCCCCGTATGGTCGTCCGCAAGACCAACCGCCAGGTCATCATTCAGCTCGTCGTTCCTGAAGTTGAGGGTGACCGGACGCTTGTGTCGGCATACTCCAAGGAACTTGTCGAACTGGGGTACCAGGGCTCGACTTCGAGCACCCCGGCAGCATACCTGACCGGGATGCTCTTTGCGAGGAAGGCTCTTGCAGCCGGCTACGACGAGGCAGTCCTGGATATCGGGCTTGCACGGGCACAGAAGGGGGCCCGCGTCTTTGCCGCACTGAAGGGTGCGGTCGAGGCCGGACTTGAAGTGCCGCACGGCGAGACGATTCTCCCCGACGACGAGCGGACCAGCGGTGCGGTCATCGCAGCATACGCTCCTGAAAAGTCCGGGAATCTTGTAGAGAATGTTGAAGAAGTGGCGAAGGCCATCATGAAGGAGCTGGAGTGA